In a genomic window of Sulfurisphaera tokodaii str. 7:
- a CDS encoding Rieske 2Fe-2S domain-containing protein produces the protein MKRRDFIRLAMIAGGAVAISPLFSPLFNYMGYYYNELRVISKNYLVANNTAGLQGFPKYKIANIKDIQSTSCPVYFFAYPLTNEPCFLVDFSKLNNQTNVEFKNPYYGQFAINSKFPTIKGVGPKGSICAFSAICVHLGCQLPAQVLTSSPNIPGLNPATTILHCPCHGSMYKLDKGGIVVGGPAPRPLPIIFLEYDNTTGDIYAIGTNAPYFSKTRPTSNLIYDPDYSYQIPSNPACTSG, from the coding sequence ATGAAAAGACGAGACTTTATTAGGTTAGCTATGATAGCTGGCGGGGCTGTTGCAATATCTCCATTATTTTCGCCTCTTTTTAATTACATGGGATATTATTATAATGAATTAAGAGTTATATCGAAAAATTATTTAGTAGCTAATAATACAGCTGGTTTACAAGGATTTCCTAAGTATAAAATAGCAAATATTAAAGATATACAAAGTACTAGTTGTCCAGTTTACTTCTTTGCTTATCCCTTAACAAATGAACCTTGCTTCTTAGTTGATTTCTCTAAATTGAATAATCAAACTAACGTAGAATTTAAGAATCCTTACTATGGTCAATTTGCTATAAATTCTAAGTTTCCAACTATTAAGGGTGTAGGTCCAAAAGGTTCAATATGTGCATTCTCAGCAATATGCGTTCATTTAGGTTGTCAATTACCGGCACAAGTCCTTACAAGTTCGCCGAATATACCAGGCTTGAATCCTGCTACTACGATTTTACATTGTCCATGCCATGGATCAATGTATAAGCTAGATAAAGGAGGGATAGTAGTTGGTGGGCCCGCACCAAGACCATTACCGATAATTTTCCTAGAATACGATAATACAACTGGTGATATTTATGCTATAGGCACTAATGCACCATATTTCTCTAAAACTAGACCAACTAGTAATTTGATTTATGATCCGGATTACTCATACCAAATACCATCTAATCCAGCTTGTACTTCAGGGTGA
- a CDS encoding winged helix-turn-helix transcriptional regulator gives MDTLDKLIFYNIFINPRISKRELAKKLNLSLSSLIYRLNKLQKFIEGYYTYVDPVILGYKKAIVIHNQENISNESVRFKCIEGYIISEIFGEDINKEIEKISPTFYQIIPNRKYSLSKLDYKIINLLVKNPLISDKEIAIQLGKSSKTVNRHLSFLISNNFVKIVPRIDIAKLDFLLYSIISQTINKQIKHIFKYPPIYIGFAENLEEIVKLSKFGKISIKSEYKVNNWIFNDQKFRTQFYLN, from the coding sequence ATGGATACATTAGATAAATTAATATTTTATAATATTTTTATAAATCCTAGGATAAGTAAAAGAGAATTAGCTAAAAAGTTGAACCTTAGTCTTTCTTCCTTAATATATAGATTAAATAAGTTGCAAAAATTTATTGAAGGCTATTATACATACGTAGATCCTGTTATTTTAGGGTATAAGAAAGCTATTGTAATACATAATCAAGAAAATATAAGCAATGAAAGTGTGAGGTTTAAATGTATAGAGGGATATATAATTTCTGAAATTTTCGGAGAAGATATTAATAAAGAGATAGAAAAGATAAGTCCTACATTTTATCAAATAATTCCTAATAGAAAATACTCACTATCAAAGTTAGATTATAAAATAATTAACTTACTGGTTAAGAATCCTTTAATAAGTGACAAAGAAATAGCAATACAACTAGGGAAAAGCTCAAAAACAGTAAATAGGCATTTAAGCTTTTTAATTTCTAATAACTTTGTAAAGATTGTCCCAAGGATAGATATAGCAAAGTTAGACTTCCTATTATATTCTATTATTTCGCAAACAATTAATAAACAAATTAAACATATTTTCAAATATCCTCCAATTTACATTGGATTCGCGGAAAATTTAGAAGAAATAGTTAAACTTAGTAAATTTGGAAAAATTTCAATAAAATCCGAGTATAAGGTAAATAATTGGATATTCAATGATCAAAAGTTTAGAACGCAATTTTATCTTAATTGA
- a CDS encoding DUF1404 domain-containing protein, whose translation MNKIFYYLLPLDMFLILPFTFSFLSYSPAIPMLFHYLILGISIFLSNKFYSLSRKFLFIALPIIIFWHLPWFFDYATSVYFIWIIDVISMTISGVLIGSSISKFSINFLVFLFFLWMIGDSLLSYMWIIGFSLYSSPYSIYPRYELPAAGSIVFVVMDILGVYILLKLFFAKIFTN comes from the coding sequence ATGAATAAGATTTTTTATTATCTTCTTCCTCTTGATATGTTTTTAATTTTACCATTTACATTTAGTTTTTTATCATATTCTCCTGCAATACCGATGTTATTTCATTATTTAATTCTCGGCATATCAATATTTCTGTCAAATAAGTTCTATTCGTTATCAAGAAAATTTCTCTTTATAGCTTTACCCATTATTATATTCTGGCATTTACCATGGTTTTTCGATTATGCTACTTCGGTCTATTTCATTTGGATTATAGATGTGATATCTATGACAATATCTGGGGTGCTAATTGGATCTTCTATTAGTAAATTTTCAATAAATTTCTTAGTTTTTCTTTTCTTCTTATGGATGATTGGTGATTCTCTTTTATCTTATATGTGGATAATTGGATTTTCACTTTATTCCTCTCCTTATTCAATTTATCCCAGATATGAGTTACCGGCAGCTGGTTCTATAGTTTTTGTTGTTATGGATATTCTGGGCGTATATATATTATTAAAATTATTTTTTGCTAAAATATTTACAAATTAG
- a CDS encoding cbb3-type cytochrome c oxidase subunit I, which produces MRIMSSVAHKIKEVLKIAFTTTNASDIGIMYITLGIISLIIGSVEATIMRTQLTFNNIGPTTYYDALTLHGIFMIFFVVMPLSAGLANYLVPRMIGAHDLYWPKINALSFWILVPAVTLTAISPLVGVVNAGWYMYAPLSVDLQVNSGIGMDVIEIALIIAGISSTLTGINFILTITRLKKIPYFKMPLFVWAFFSTAILLMIALPPLTAGLAMAFLERNWGFQFFNANAGGNPLLWQNVFWFFGHPEVYILILPAMGIIGEVLPRSVGRQIYGYKALALSSFAIAFLSAMGVWMHHMFTSIFNFWADAVSSAITMAIAIPSGVKVVNWTATFYQGKLRVTGYSLLTIGFIALFLVGGITGVLFPLIPLDYDLNGTYAVVGHFHYMVFAIVVAFLAALLYYFPYFTGKMYDMELSKSGAIMTVAGAFVIATGMFVEGVLGMPRRYAWVPSMIYYPFQILIDVGGVIMGLGLVLIFGNLLYSWVKGKRVESLDPWGVEAIGLPDFYIKPVALPLTFGRAMDGSIPEHRHGTFLPSLMGILMFLPGLGFLFILRFGLLDVGLPMILAFLAVGGYWAYHDYFKGLYPSVPSIRPPGGFEMTKMAGSPFSGSSNTLSVTPEGIQKAMQTRTIVLYLIIAEIFLFGGFIGGYLYTINWTPAAQPYLASFHVDWYGLPLAMTIILLSSSIPSHFAYDSLLKGKLKRFKYLGLATFLMGLTFLSGQMYEFTHIIHFTPQENIITSFFFTIVWLHGFHVIMGLTLWAFTLLRARRIIPYEASTAASYYWHFVDGIWVIVFTMLYLQLPFYHPFTPGQISFFGI; this is translated from the coding sequence ATGAGAATTATGAGTAGTGTAGCTCATAAAATTAAGGAAGTCCTTAAAATAGCATTTACTACTACTAATGCTTCAGATATTGGTATAATGTACATAACACTAGGAATTATTAGCCTAATTATCGGAAGCGTTGAAGCAACGATAATGAGGACTCAGCTAACTTTCAATAATATAGGTCCTACTACATATTATGACGCTTTAACACTTCACGGTATATTTATGATATTCTTCGTAGTGATGCCATTATCTGCTGGTCTAGCTAATTATTTAGTTCCGAGAATGATTGGTGCTCATGATTTATATTGGCCTAAAATAAATGCACTCTCATTTTGGATTCTAGTCCCTGCCGTCACTTTAACGGCAATCTCTCCTCTTGTCGGAGTTGTAAATGCTGGATGGTATATGTATGCACCACTTTCTGTGGATTTACAAGTAAATAGCGGAATAGGAATGGATGTAATAGAGATAGCTCTTATAATAGCTGGTATATCTAGCACGTTAACTGGAATAAACTTCATATTGACGATTACTAGGCTAAAGAAAATACCATACTTTAAGATGCCATTATTTGTTTGGGCTTTCTTCTCTACAGCTATATTACTAATGATAGCTTTACCGCCATTAACAGCCGGTTTAGCTATGGCATTTCTAGAGAGAAATTGGGGTTTCCAATTCTTTAATGCTAATGCTGGCGGAAATCCATTGCTGTGGCAAAATGTTTTCTGGTTCTTCGGTCATCCAGAAGTATATATCCTTATACTTCCAGCAATGGGCATAATTGGTGAAGTGTTACCTAGGTCTGTGGGTAGACAAATTTATGGTTATAAAGCCTTAGCGTTATCATCTTTTGCAATAGCATTCTTAAGTGCTATGGGAGTTTGGATGCATCATATGTTCACATCAATATTTAACTTCTGGGCTGATGCAGTTTCTTCAGCTATAACTATGGCAATAGCAATACCTTCTGGTGTAAAGGTTGTTAATTGGACCGCTACATTTTATCAAGGAAAACTTAGAGTTACTGGGTATTCGCTGCTGACTATAGGTTTTATAGCACTATTCCTTGTTGGAGGTATCACAGGTGTGTTATTCCCTCTAATACCTTTAGACTATGATTTAAATGGTACTTATGCTGTCGTAGGTCATTTTCATTACATGGTATTCGCTATTGTAGTAGCATTTTTAGCTGCATTGCTCTACTATTTCCCATATTTTACTGGTAAAATGTATGATATGGAATTATCTAAGAGTGGTGCTATAATGACAGTAGCTGGAGCATTTGTAATAGCTACTGGAATGTTTGTTGAAGGAGTATTAGGTATGCCAAGAAGGTATGCATGGGTTCCATCGATGATATACTATCCATTCCAAATACTAATTGATGTAGGAGGAGTAATAATGGGTTTAGGGCTAGTATTAATCTTCGGCAATTTACTTTATAGTTGGGTTAAAGGTAAAAGGGTTGAAAGTCTAGATCCTTGGGGAGTTGAAGCAATAGGACTACCAGACTTCTATATTAAACCAGTTGCATTACCATTAACATTTGGTAGGGCAATGGACGGATCTATACCAGAGCATAGGCATGGTACATTTTTACCATCATTAATGGGTATTTTGATGTTCTTACCGGGATTGGGGTTCTTGTTTATTTTAAGATTTGGATTACTAGATGTAGGTTTACCAATGATTTTAGCCTTCTTAGCAGTCGGAGGTTATTGGGCTTATCATGATTACTTCAAAGGCTTGTATCCATCAGTACCATCTATAAGACCTCCAGGTGGATTTGAGATGACAAAAATGGCTGGTTCACCATTTTCTGGGTCTTCAAATACCTTATCTGTAACACCAGAGGGAATACAAAAGGCAATGCAAACAAGAACTATAGTCCTCTATTTAATTATAGCAGAAATATTCTTATTTGGAGGGTTTATAGGAGGTTATCTTTATACTATTAACTGGACACCTGCTGCACAACCATATTTGGCTTCGTTCCATGTAGATTGGTACGGTTTACCATTAGCAATGACAATAATATTACTTTCAAGCTCAATACCATCACATTTCGCCTATGATAGTCTACTAAAGGGTAAATTAAAAAGGTTCAAATATTTAGGCTTAGCAACGTTCTTGATGGGGTTAACATTTCTAAGTGGGCAAATGTATGAGTTTACTCATATAATTCACTTTACTCCGCAAGAAAATATCATAACATCATTCTTCTTCACTATAGTATGGTTACATGGTTTTCACGTTATTATGGGGCTAACACTATGGGCGTTCACGCTATTAAGGGCAAGGAGAATAATACCCTATGAAGCTTCTACTGCAGCATCATATTATTGGCATTTTGTAGATGGAATATGGGTAATAGTATTTACAATGCTATACTTGCAATTACCGTTCTATCATCCCTTTACTCCAGGGCAAATCTCATTCTTCGGGATTTAA
- a CDS encoding DUF929 domain-containing protein: MNRPIIAVIVIVVLVIAFFSIYYISKLSNASTIPAGKFVKISNMDLAPKGEVIVVEQSWYGCPVGAAASWAIYNVLKNYGNITFEFHYSDPDHNPANIPGLIFLNFTPTSIVRFYVAYVYNEYLNASYNGTPIPQNKLVTVGEEILKEEYASMGLNPQVANYIIQYETQVPIQQYGKPSAYYVQPPHLNFAILISGPNGTYIITTPIVNPNILSGYSPQYVYSHLDNFQQIIQASQMIQQVILEAAGPLASECPT; encoded by the coding sequence ATGAATAGACCTATAATTGCTGTTATAGTAATAGTTGTGCTAGTTATAGCTTTTTTCTCGATATATTATATATCTAAGTTAAGTAACGCAAGTACCATACCGGCAGGAAAATTTGTAAAAATTAGCAATATGGATTTAGCTCCTAAAGGTGAGGTAATAGTTGTTGAACAGTCATGGTATGGATGTCCAGTAGGTGCAGCAGCATCTTGGGCTATATATAATGTGTTGAAAAACTATGGAAATATAACTTTTGAGTTTCACTATTCTGACCCGGATCATAACCCAGCTAATATTCCAGGGTTAATATTCCTTAACTTTACGCCAACATCAATAGTAAGATTTTATGTTGCGTATGTCTATAACGAGTACTTAAATGCCTCATATAATGGAACTCCTATACCACAAAATAAATTAGTAACAGTTGGAGAAGAAATTCTAAAAGAAGAATATGCAAGTATGGGATTAAACCCACAAGTGGCAAATTATATTATTCAGTATGAGACTCAAGTACCTATACAGCAATATGGAAAACCATCAGCATATTATGTTCAACCTCCTCATCTTAACTTTGCCATCTTGATATCTGGACCTAACGGTACATATATAATCACTACTCCAATAGTTAATCCTAATATTCTCTCTGGTTACTCTCCTCAGTATGTTTATTCCCATTTAGATAATTTCCAGCAAATAATACAAGCATCACAGATGATACAGCAAGTAATACTCGAAGCTGCTGGACCTCTAGCAAGTGAATGTCCTACTTAA
- a CDS encoding NAD(P)-dependent malic enzyme, with protein sequence MAISLAKKYQGKLEIMPKIPIRSYEDFALIYTPGVAELVKEIQKDENQSFELTSRWNTIAILTDGSRVLGLGNVGPIASLPVMEGKALLFKFLGGVDAFPLPIKVSDKEEFIQVAKAIEPAFGGINLEDIESPKCFFILEELQKTLNIPVWHDDQQGTAGAVLAGLINAIKITGKDKNSKIVLMGAGAANIATAQLLIKYGFNPKNMILIDKEGPLYAERGDVDSLMFKHPWKYELAIQTNSERVKTIEEAFKGADILIAASSPEVRIDKKLIRMMNKPIVFALANPIPEIYPNEAKEAGAVIVATGRSDFPNQVNNSLIFPAVFRGVLDSRAKKITDEMIIAAAEELAKYAEEKGLREDYIIPRMDEIEVYYRMAAAVATKAVELGYARLKLSYREFLESAKERILRARRLSL encoded by the coding sequence ATGGCAATATCATTAGCTAAGAAATACCAAGGGAAATTAGAGATAATGCCTAAAATTCCCATTAGATCTTACGAAGATTTCGCTTTAATCTACACACCCGGAGTAGCAGAACTAGTTAAAGAAATACAGAAGGATGAAAACCAAAGTTTTGAGCTAACCAGCAGATGGAATACCATAGCAATTTTAACAGATGGTAGCAGAGTATTAGGATTAGGCAATGTTGGGCCTATCGCTTCTCTACCCGTAATGGAAGGAAAAGCTTTGTTATTTAAATTTCTAGGGGGTGTTGATGCTTTTCCTTTGCCTATAAAAGTTTCAGATAAGGAGGAATTTATACAAGTCGCTAAAGCAATAGAACCAGCTTTTGGCGGAATAAATTTAGAAGATATTGAGTCTCCAAAATGTTTCTTTATATTGGAAGAACTTCAAAAAACTCTAAATATACCAGTATGGCATGATGATCAGCAAGGTACAGCTGGTGCTGTCCTCGCTGGTTTAATTAACGCAATAAAAATTACTGGCAAAGATAAGAATTCTAAAATAGTCCTTATGGGTGCTGGAGCTGCAAACATAGCAACCGCACAATTATTAATTAAATATGGTTTTAACCCTAAGAATATGATTTTAATAGATAAAGAAGGACCGCTATATGCCGAAAGAGGGGATGTTGATTCTTTAATGTTTAAACATCCATGGAAATATGAGTTAGCCATACAGACAAACAGTGAAAGAGTAAAAACAATTGAGGAAGCATTTAAAGGTGCAGATATCCTAATTGCTGCTTCTTCACCAGAAGTTAGAATAGATAAAAAACTAATTAGAATGATGAATAAGCCTATAGTATTTGCATTAGCAAATCCAATTCCAGAGATATATCCCAATGAAGCCAAAGAAGCTGGTGCAGTAATTGTAGCAACAGGAAGGAGTGACTTCCCGAATCAGGTAAATAATTCTCTAATATTTCCAGCAGTATTTAGAGGAGTATTAGACAGTAGAGCAAAGAAAATCACTGACGAGATGATAATAGCTGCTGCAGAAGAACTTGCCAAATATGCTGAAGAGAAAGGTCTAAGAGAAGATTATATTATTCCAAGAATGGATGAGATAGAAGTATACTATAGAATGGCTGCTGCAGTAGCTACTAAAGCAGTAGAATTAGGTTATGCTAGACTAAAATTATCTTATCGTGAATTTTTAGAATCTGCTAAAGAAAGAATTCTAAGAGCTAGGAGGTTGAGTTTATGA
- a CDS encoding GNAT family N-acetyltransferase, producing MIRKAIEKDIEVLTDMFARMYRLNAEFDPLLEVPQDLEEKVRESIKKSFNKDDVLLIVVEEDGKVVGGARVFISDREFYIPQKVGIIQEIYVYPSYRRKGIGEEIINYIEKELKEKGIDTVLARFPAKNVIATSFYVKKGFRELHNEYIRNIE from the coding sequence ATGATAAGAAAAGCAATTGAAAAAGATATAGAAGTATTAACAGATATGTTTGCTAGAATGTATAGATTAAACGCGGAATTTGATCCTCTACTGGAAGTTCCTCAAGACTTAGAAGAAAAAGTAAGAGAATCTATAAAGAAATCGTTTAATAAAGATGACGTATTATTAATTGTAGTTGAGGAAGATGGAAAAGTAGTAGGCGGGGCAAGAGTATTTATTAGTGACAGGGAATTCTATATCCCACAGAAAGTTGGTATAATTCAAGAAATTTACGTCTATCCATCGTATAGACGTAAGGGTATAGGAGAGGAAATAATAAATTATATAGAAAAAGAATTAAAAGAAAAAGGAATTGATACAGTATTAGCTAGATTTCCGGCAAAAAATGTGATAGCAACCTCATTTTATGTTAAGAAAGGATTTAGGGAGCTTCATAATGAATATATAAGAAATATTGAATAA
- a CDS encoding cytochrome b, whose protein sequence is MIRITHTKYHLIQLVLQGDNVEEERQSWLDKVFQWLDERVGIYGHTIAKAPRYAYRLDYWLGSMVLAAFTLAVITGALVALYYVPSDPYASTVYLITKVPYGALLFSIHTWAAYAMIFLLIIHMTRNFIVGAYRKPREIMWVVGVILAGLALTEAYLGYSLPYNLISWTATTTGLNLFAYMPFNLAALIKLMTTVPTDLPGIASGVDPLVDRFFIFHWIVGGLILLFIMIHLAIFEKHGGPTPPPSKESGPELIEHFRDKIDNDPNWRLQPYTRTFGMILMTFFLIFGAVILIASLIPYNIAITGSGLKYTMPEYNPVLAAQTPPIPDWYFLFIYFFYKSVPPQYASIIFLAWILITLLFPFIDQYIFRHKASHPIMRPAAIALGTGFIISFIVNSIWAYKTPGVDIGPIGVEVDGLIFLASFVVLYPLIKFYLAPRSIKGDSSGGSFDFGKSMSLRTKTLNLQQQKLILRSSEIAFIGLVSSFVYVTSQLFASMQLAYLTVQFGVGFLLGLDLLLLAGILGFLIFGGK, encoded by the coding sequence ATGATCCGGATTACTCATACCAAATACCATCTAATCCAGCTTGTACTTCAGGGTGATAACGTGGAAGAAGAAAGACAGAGCTGGTTAGATAAAGTCTTTCAATGGTTAGATGAAAGAGTAGGAATATATGGACATACTATCGCTAAAGCTCCAAGGTATGCTTATAGGCTTGATTATTGGTTAGGCTCAATGGTACTTGCTGCCTTCACTTTAGCTGTAATAACTGGAGCCCTTGTTGCATTATATTACGTTCCTTCCGATCCTTATGCTTCTACAGTATATCTAATTACAAAGGTACCTTATGGAGCCTTATTATTTAGTATACATACATGGGCCGCTTACGCAATGATATTTTTACTTATTATTCACATGACGAGAAACTTTATTGTAGGTGCTTATAGGAAACCTAGAGAAATTATGTGGGTTGTCGGTGTAATATTAGCTGGATTAGCTTTAACTGAAGCATATTTAGGTTACTCCTTACCATATAACTTAATATCTTGGACAGCAACCACTACTGGTCTGAATCTGTTCGCTTACATGCCTTTTAATTTAGCTGCTCTAATCAAATTAATGACTACTGTACCAACTGATTTGCCCGGTATAGCTAGTGGCGTTGATCCCTTGGTTGATAGATTCTTTATATTCCACTGGATTGTTGGAGGATTAATACTTCTGTTCATAATGATTCATTTGGCAATATTTGAAAAACACGGAGGACCTACACCACCACCTAGTAAGGAGTCAGGTCCAGAATTAATTGAGCATTTTAGGGATAAAATAGATAATGATCCTAATTGGAGATTACAGCCATATACAAGAACTTTTGGAATGATATTAATGACTTTCTTCCTCATATTTGGTGCGGTAATACTCATTGCATCATTAATACCATACAATATCGCAATTACTGGTAGCGGGCTTAAGTATACAATGCCAGAGTATAACCCCGTGTTGGCTGCCCAAACACCACCAATACCAGACTGGTACTTCTTGTTTATTTACTTCTTTTATAAATCAGTACCCCCACAATATGCCTCAATAATTTTCTTAGCCTGGATTCTAATCACACTATTATTTCCATTTATAGATCAGTATATCTTTAGACATAAAGCCAGTCATCCTATAATGAGACCAGCTGCAATAGCTTTAGGAACAGGGTTTATAATTTCCTTCATAGTAAACAGTATTTGGGCATATAAGACACCCGGAGTAGATATAGGACCTATAGGTGTTGAAGTAGATGGTTTAATTTTCTTAGCATCTTTTGTAGTACTCTACCCGTTAATAAAATTCTATTTAGCTCCAAGATCTATTAAAGGGGATTCCTCTGGAGGAAGTTTTGATTTTGGAAAAAGTATGAGTTTAAGGACTAAAACTCTGAATTTGCAACAGCAAAAATTAATACTAAGGTCTAGCGAAATAGCATTTATTGGATTAGTCTCTTCATTTGTATATGTCACATCCCAGCTATTTGCATCTATGCAACTAGCATATCTAACAGTACAATTTGGAGTAGGATTTCTACTAGGATTAGACTTGCTACTATTAGCTGGTATACTAGGCTTCCTAATTTTTGGTGGTAAATAA
- a CDS encoding cytochrome B558 subunit B produces MARLSIEVITMIGAALILAVLGGIAFHDLIMIDTGGYFPHNEKPEVIRVIARQYVWEFIYPNGTISYDKVVIQAGKPYIFNLTSADVIHAMYIVQLGYKLEAIPGYYYPLYIIVDKPGVYNIYCAEFCGPGHYTMIGELIVVNSTAG; encoded by the coding sequence ATGGCTAGGTTATCTATAGAAGTAATAACTATGATAGGGGCAGCTTTAATTCTTGCCGTATTAGGTGGTATTGCATTTCATGATCTAATAATGATAGATACTGGCGGATATTTTCCCCATAACGAAAAGCCAGAAGTGATTAGAGTTATAGCAAGACAATACGTTTGGGAATTTATATATCCTAACGGTACTATAAGTTATGATAAGGTTGTTATACAAGCGGGTAAACCATATATCTTTAATCTAACTTCCGCTGATGTAATCCACGCAATGTATATTGTACAATTAGGGTATAAGCTTGAAGCTATTCCAGGATATTATTATCCATTATACATAATAGTAGATAAACCGGGAGTGTATAACATTTACTGTGCAGAATTTTGCGGTCCGGGACACTATACTATGATAGGAGAGCTAATAGTAGTTAATTCTACAGCAGGGTGA
- a CDS encoding sulfocyanin, with the protein MRKAVSPTFTAIVAIVVAIVIVGAAVYTYQQFLMYSSKTSAAITTTSTTPKHTLPYNPSNKTVFITLVTLSSGPTFNFNGTDFGAMVIYVPAGWNLYITFINQQSLPHNLNLVANDTSTPNSANIADDGKILLTIGASSSDYQTSGIMSGQSASGLYTDIPAGIYWLCCGIAGHAESGMWVVLVASPNVTTPYVVIS; encoded by the coding sequence ATGAGGAAAGCCGTCTCTCCAACTTTTACAGCCATAGTTGCTATTGTAGTAGCTATAGTTATAGTAGGGGCAGCAGTATATACATATCAACAGTTTTTAATGTACTCCTCAAAGACATCAGCGGCAATTACAACAACATCAACCACTCCCAAGCACACATTACCTTATAATCCTAGTAACAAAACTGTATTTATTACTTTAGTAACGCTTTCCAGCGGACCTACATTTAATTTTAATGGAACAGATTTCGGAGCAATGGTTATATATGTACCAGCTGGATGGAACTTGTATATCACATTCATTAATCAACAAAGTTTGCCACACAATCTTAATTTAGTAGCTAACGATACATCTACTCCAAATTCGGCCAACATTGCTGATGATGGAAAAATCCTCTTAACTATTGGAGCTTCTTCAAGTGATTATCAAACTTCTGGAATAATGAGTGGTCAGTCAGCAAGTGGATTATATACTGATATACCTGCTGGAATTTATTGGCTTTGTTGTGGTATTGCGGGGCATGCAGAATCTGGAATGTGGGTAGTTTTAGTTGCATCCCCTAACGTAACTACTCCATATGTTGTTATAAGCTAA
- a CDS encoding CoA-binding protein, producing the protein MSSEDELIKYILENYKNIATIGFSKDPSKPAHQVPKFLISKGYNVYPVNPSADEILGRKSYKSLLEIPDKIDVVEVFRPSSEVPKIVDEVLERVKQKGDVKVIWLQEGIRNDEAAEKARKAGLIVIQDRCMYKEYMKKIGRVENPPPVSKIE; encoded by the coding sequence ATGAGTTCAGAAGATGAATTAATAAAATATATTTTAGAAAATTATAAAAATATAGCAACAATTGGATTTTCTAAGGATCCTTCCAAACCTGCTCATCAAGTTCCTAAGTTTCTAATAAGTAAGGGATATAATGTTTATCCAGTAAATCCTTCAGCTGATGAAATATTAGGTAGGAAAAGTTATAAGTCATTGTTAGAGATACCGGATAAAATTGATGTTGTTGAAGTATTTAGACCTTCTTCAGAGGTTCCTAAAATTGTTGATGAAGTTCTTGAGAGAGTTAAACAAAAGGGTGATGTTAAAGTAATATGGTTACAAGAAGGGATTAGAAATGACGAAGCGGCTGAAAAAGCAAGAAAAGCTGGTTTAATTGTTATTCAAGATAGATGTATGTATAAGGAGTATATGAAGAAAATTGGTAGAGTAGAAAATCCTCCACCAGTTTCTAAGATTGAATAA